A genomic stretch from Pseudoliparis swirei isolate HS2019 ecotype Mariana Trench chromosome 18, NWPU_hadal_v1, whole genome shotgun sequence includes:
- the LOC130208682 gene encoding tripartite motif-containing protein 16-like: protein MAEPLITLKKTRLCCQVCGELFRNPATLSCGHSFCTQCILGSLDRDERKQRACACPECGHRFPSRPQPIKNTTLADLLRDMERRDGKRKHPGASTQETASCVVTGTSSGSNLCVRHSRPLDIYCCTDEQILCALCASAEHMGHTIGKVREERRRRQKELRIIQTKSKQILQEQENKCTNIGKTLKRIQEEARETQDYCESVLAGIIDSIQRHHMSVRELIRGHEEQAAAQAEISRQTLQGEMEEMRKRDAELDRLAQTDSDARFLQGWLSMQHLCENDHLHPLQEDSENPLLPFEITKRAVGQLGEQLEEFCDRRFASICQTADSGEQQESEEESEEDDMQERCEASNTQSHGLSRTSRTEPNVEPKTRAEFLQYACDLSLDPTTAHKNLEISAGDKEVRWSALERKSPAGHCPQRFLQQKQVLCREGLQAERCYYEIEVEGDKVEIALAYKGIDRKSFSRRSAFGANANSWSLDRSANYSVSHKDVGVPLTACPSQRRLGVYLNFTEGTLSFYEVADRMKFLYKVEAEFSEPLYPGFWLGVGCCIRICDLRLDAL, encoded by the exons ATGGCAGAGCCGCTCATCACCCTGAAGAAGACCCGCCTTTGCTGTCAAGTCTGCGGCGAGCTTTTTAGGAACCCCGCGACTCTCTCTTGCGGGCACAGCTTCTGCACGCAGTGCATCCTCGGCAGCCTGGATAGGGACGAGAGGAAGCAGCGCGCATGCGCCTGTCCTGAATGCGGCCACAGGTTCCCCAGCAGGCCGCAGCCGATCAAGAACACAACTCTAGCCGACTTGTTGAGGGACATGGAGAGGCGCGACGGGAAGAGGAAACACCCGGGGGCCTCCACGCAGGAGACCGCGAGCTGTGTCGTGACAGGAACTTCCTCTGGAAGCAACCTGTGCGTGAGGCACAGCCGCCCTCTGGATATTTACTGCTGCACCGACGAGCAGATCTTATGCGCGCTGTGTGCTTCAGCCGAGCACATGGGACACACGATTGGGAAAGtgagagaagaaaggagaagaagacag AAGGAGCTGAGGATCATACAAACAAAATCCAAGCAGATTCTCCAGgaacaagaaaataaatgtacaaacatAGGGAAGACTCTCAAACGGATTCAG gaggaggcgagagagacaCAGGACTACTGTGAAAGCGTCTTGGCCGGCATCATTGACTCAATCCAGAGACATCACATGTCAGTGAGGGAGCTgatcagaggacacgaggagcagGCAGCCGCTCAGGCCGAGATCTCCCGACAGACCCTGCAGGGGGAGATGGAGGAAATGAGGAAGAGAGATGCTGAGTTGGATCGTCTGGCACAAACTGACAGCGATGCTCGTTTCTTGCAG GGCTGGCTGTCAATGCAGCACCTCTGTGAGAATGACCATCTCCATCCTTTGCAGGAGGACTCAGAGAATCCTCTTCTCCCCTTTGAGATCACAAAGAGAGCCGTCGGTCAGCTCGGGGAGCAACTGGAGGAATTTTGCGACAGAAGATTTGCCTCAATCTGTCAAACGG CTGACAGTGGAGAGCAGCAGGAATCAGAAGAAGAGTCGGAGGAGGACGACATGCAGGAAAGATGTGAAGCCAGTAACACGCAGTCCCATG GTCTCTCTAGGACCAGCAGGACTGAACCCAACGTGGAGCCTAAAACCAGAGCAGAGttcctgcagt ATGCCTGTGACCTCAGCCTGGACCCCACCACAGCTCACAAGAACCTGGAGATTTCTGCAGGAGACAAAGAAGTGAGGTGGAGCGCTCTCGAGAGGAAGAGCCCGGCTGGTCATTGCCCACAAAGGTTCCTCCAACAAAAGCAGGTGCTGTGCAGGGAGGGCCTGCAGGCCGAGCGCTGCTACTATGAGATCGAGGTGGAAGGAGACAAGGTGGAGATCGCCCTCGCCTACAAAGGAATAGACAGAAAGTCTTTCAGCCGACGGTCAGCTTTTGGGGCAAATGCCAATTCCTGGAGTCTTGATCGCTCCGCCAATTACTCTGTGAGCCACAAAGATGTTGGCGTCCCGCTCACAGCATGCCCCAGTCAACGCAGGCTCGGCGTTTATTTGAACTTCACGGAAGGAACTCTTTCGTTCTACGAGGTGGCAGACAGAATGAAGTTTCTTTACAAGGTTGAAGCTGAATTTTCAGAGCCTCTGTATCCGGGCTTCTGGCTCGGAGTGGGCTGTTGCATCAGGATCTGTGATTTGAGACTGGACGCACTGTGA